The sequence TAAGAACCCCGACGATTCCCTGAAGCGTCTGGCTCGGCACGGGGTCGAGCGCCTGGCCGCGGACATGGTCGCCAATCCGCACCGGTACGGACGGTTCGACACGGATTCCCCCCTGCCCGAGGTTCACGCGCTGGATCCGCTGGACATCCTGCGCCACGACCACCAGCTTCCGGCATTGCCTCAGGTTTTTCTCGAGCTGCAACAGGCCATCAGTTCCCGGTCCACGTCGGCCGACGACCTGGCCAATATCATCAGCCAGGACCCGGGCCTGACCGCCTTCCTCCTGCGCATGGTCAACTCCGCATTCTACTCGCTGCCCATGCAGATCGACACCATCTCGAGGGCCGTCACCGTCGTCGGCGTCAACCAGCTGTCCACCCTTGCCGTGGGTACCTCGGTCATGTCCCTGTTCAAGGATGTGCCCGCCGAGGTCATCAACATGGAGCAGTTCTGGAAACATTCCATCTGCTGCGGCCTCATCGCCCGACGGCTGTGCCGCATCACCGGCCAAGGTGATCCGGAACGCGCTTTCGTGTCCGGCCTGCTGCACGACATCGGCCAGCTCATTCTGCTTCAGGTGGAGCCGGAGCGGGCCACGGCCGTGCATGCCCATGCCATGGCCAAGGATGCGGTCCTGTTCGTGGAGGAAAAAGAGCTGCTCGGATTCGATCACGCCACCCTGGGCGGCATGCTCCTGCGCAAGTGGAATTTCCCTTACGTCCTGGTTTCGGCGGTACTTGAACACCATCACCCCAAGATGGGCCACAAGGACGCCGAGCCGCTGTTGGTCCATTGCGCCGAGACCATTGCCACCGGTCTGGGCGTCGGCTCCAGCGGAGAGTTCTTTGTTCAGCCTCCCTCACTCGAGGTCTGGAACGCCATGAACTTCACCCCGGAGTTGATGGATGAAATGGTCGAGGATCTGGACGAAGAGCTGGAAGAGGCCTTCGCCGTGCTCATCGACCAATAGCCGGTCCGCAAAAGCGCTATCCGCAACCCTTCGGTCAGCGCGCCGGGTTTGACAACCGGCGCGCCAGGCCGTAGATGTTCCGACCGAAACAGACGTTACGGAGGTTTTGTCATGCGAGAAAAAGTTGAAGCCGTACTGGATAAGGTCCGTCCCATGCTCCAGGGCGACGGCGGCGATGTGGAATTGGTCGAAATCACCGATTCCGGCATCGTCAAGGTCCGTCTGACCGGCGCGTGCAAAGGCTGTCCCATGTCCCAGATGACCCTGAAAAACGGCATCGAACGGATCGTCCTCAAGGAACTTCCCGAAGTGAAGGGCGTCGAAGCCGTTTAGCCGTGACGATGCCTACGGCCTCCCATCCCCGCCTGCCCTCGTAAGTCTTTTGGGTACCTTTGCGAGGGGCGGTGAGCCGCAGGGCATCGGATAGATATATTACATACTAGAAACCCCGCCGAGTTCGCACCATCCGCGAAGCGGCGATAAAAGTTTTGGAGATTCTTGAGAACCTTCTTCAAAAGGTTCTTAAGCCGCCGGAGGCATTCATATGACCAAGATCGTTTCCCGTTTCGCGCCGAGCCCGACCGGGTTCCTGCATATCGGCGGTGCCCGCACCGCGCTGTTTTCCTGGCTGCTGGCCCGCTCCATGGGCGGCGAGTTCCGTCTGCGCATCGAGGACACCGACCGCGAGCGCTCCACGCAGGAAGCGACCGACGCCATTATCGACTCCATGCGCTGGCTGGGTCTTGAGCACGACGGCGAGATCGTGTTTCAGTCCGAGCGCGCAGACCGGCACAACGAGGTTATCGACCAGCTCATCGCCTCGGGCCACGCCTACTATTGCGACTGTAGCAAGGAAGACGTGGACGCCATGCGCGAGAAGGCCATGAAGGAAGGCCGCAAGCCCAAGTACGACGGTACCTGCCGCGACAAGGGACTGACCTCGGGCGTGGTCCGCCTGAAGGCCCCGCTGGAAGGCGCCACCGGGTACAAGGACATGGTCAAGGGCTTCATCTCGGTGGAGAACTCCGAGATGGACGACATGATTCTGCGCCGTTCGGACGGTACGCCGACCTACAACCTGGCCGTGGTGGTGGACGACCACGACATGGGCGTGAACCACGTGCTGCGTGGCGACGACCACGTGAACAACACCCCGCGCCAGATCCTCATCTACCGGGCCATGGGTTGGGACGTGCCGGAGTTCGGCCATGTGCCCATGATCCTGGGACCGGACAAGAAGAAACTTTCCAAGCGCCACGGTGCGCTGTCTGTCATGGAGTACGAGAAGATGGGCTACCTGCCCGAAGCCGTGACCAACTATCTGGCCCGGCTGGGCTGGTCCCATGGCGACCAGGAGCTGTTCTCCATGGACGAGATGGTCGAGCTGTTCACTTCGGACGGCCTGGGCAATTCGCCGTCGGTCTTCGATCTGACCAAGTTCGAGTGGGTCAACGGCCAGTACATGCAGAAGGCCGATCCGGACCGTCTGGCCGGTATGCTCTGCGACTTCCTGGCCCGCGAGGTTGGCGAGGAAGAGGCCAAGTCCGTGACCCGAGAGCAGTTCGCCAAGATCGCGCCGCTGTTGCAGCCGCGGGCCAAGTCCATTCTCGACATGCTGGAGCAGTCCCGCCCGTTCATCGTGGACGCTTCGTTCCTGCCCTACGACGAAAGCGCGGTGAAGAAGTTCCTGACCGAGGAGACCAAGTCGCTGCTTTCCGAGATCGCCGAGCGCATGGAAGGGCTGGATGCGTTCACCGAGTCCGCGCTGGAGGAAGTGCACAAGCAGTTCATCGAGGACAAGGACATCAAGTTCAAGGTCATCGCCCAGCCCATCCGCGTGGCCATCACCGGCAAGACCCAGTCTCCGGGTCTGTTCGAGACCATGGTCGTGCTCGGCAAGGAGCAGACCCTGGCCCGTATTCGACGCGCCATCGAGCTGTAAGCCCGATTCAATCTCAGGCACGATGAGGCCCCCGCCGGAAGGAGAGTCCGGCGGGGGCCTTTGCTTGGGGAGGTGTGTATGTCCATTAGCTGTTGCGGAGCTCATCCTTCATGGCGCGATACGTCTCCCGGTCTATTTCACCGGCCGCGTATCGGCGTTGGAGGACATCCACCGGCGTGCCCGGTCCCGAGTGTGTGGCGGGTTTCCGGATCAGGCGCACCGTGAAATATATGATCAGGCCCAGGATGAGGAGTTGGACGATCCCCCCGACGGGAAAGCCGAACCCCGTACCCATGGCTCCGAACCCGCCGCCGTGCATGAAACCGTGCCCGAATTCCGGGCCGGAACACCAATGCGCGTATGTGGTCAGATAATCCATGAAGCCTCCAGAGCGTGTTTGTCTGAAGAGAGCAGGGACTGTGCCAAAAGTACTTATCGTATGATTACGGCAGGTTGTTTGGTGTGCGCGGAGCGTGGGAAGTGCAATCGTGCAAGGTATTGCGCCCGGGCCGGGCATAATCCTGCACAAGGAGCATGGGAAACGCGGGTGAGGGAGTGACCGCCGTTGTCGATCTCAACGGCAGTGCAGAGGACGCAAAAAAGTTGCCGCCGAAAACTCGGCGGCAACTTCTCGCAAACAAAATGTGTTGCGGCGCTTAGGCTTCGGGCTTCTGGTTGGCCACGGGCTTGACCACGGCACCATTACGGATGCAGCGGGTGCAAGCCTTGATGCTGACAACCTGACCGGACTCCAGCTGGTGGCGGACCTTCTGCAGGTTGGGCATGAAGCGACGCTTGGTCTTGATGTGGGAGTGGCTGACGTTGTTGCCGCTCTGGGGACCCTTTCCACAAATATCGCAAACCTGGGACATTGCGACCTCCTAATGTATTCTAAGGAAATAATTCGTTTTCGCTCGTAAAAGGCCGCCGGATCATGGTAGCTTCTCCAGGCAGCGGGAGAGAATCCTTACCGAGCCCGGCAACAAATGGCAAGGGTTTTTTTCTTGACAGGGGATTTTAATACCATATAGGAAGCACCGGTTGTCCGGCCACGGGGTCGGAGCACACCGGTATTGCAACGACCGGAGAAATACGGAGAAAACCATGGTTGAATTCTGGCTGACTATCAGCGACATTGCCGCAGAGGGCAGAAGCTTCACCTTCGATGACCAGAACTTCTGGCGCGAGGCGTGGCGCGAATTCAAGCTGGGCATCCGTCCGGACAGCGATCTGGTGGCCGAGTACTCGGTCCTGCCCCAGTCCGAGGACGGGGCGTTGGTGCGTGGTACCCTCAAGGGTTCGGTCCTGCTGGTCTGCGACCGGTGCGCCGAGCCGTTCCCCTTTGCGATTGACGCCAGCTTCGACGCCTACGAGCAGTTGCCTGATGGCGAAGAGGCCGAAGGCGAGCCGCGCATGCGTCTGGACAACGGCCAACTGCAGCTCGACATGGGCGCCCTCCTGTGGGAGGAATTCGCCCTGGTCCTGCCGTTCAAACCCTTGTGCGGTGAGGAATGTCAGGGTATCTGTCCCGGCTGCGGCGCCAACCTCAATACCGGCGAATGCACCTGCAAGCCGGAAGAGGGCGACGAAAGGCTTGCGGTTTTCCGCGACTTGAAGATAAAGTAACGCCCCTTGCCCGGAGCCCGGCTCCATGGCAATTGGCTGAGAACAAATCAATACGAGGTATATAACATGGCTGTCCCCAAGAAGAAAACGTCCAAGTCCCGTAAGGGCATGCGCCGTTCCCACGACAAGGTTGCCGCTCCGAACGTCATTTACTGCGAGTGCGGTGAGCCCACTCTGCCCCATCGCGCCTGCTCTGTCTGCGGCACCTACAAGGGTCGCCAGGTCATTGACGGCGAAGATGCCTAAGACCGGAGAAATTCGGACTCCGCGCATTGCCGTGGATGCCATGGGGGGCGATTTCGGCCCCAGTGTTGTGGTGCCCGGCGCAGTCAGCGCTGCGCGCGAAGGTATTGCCATAGTGCTCGTCGGTGACGAGGGGCAGGTTCGGGCCGAGCTGGACAAGCTCGACACCAAGGGGCTGGACATAGAAGTTGTCCACTGTACCCAGGTGGTCGAGATGGACGACAAGCCCGCCGACGCCCTGCGCCGCAAGAAGGACTCTTCCATCCAGGTGGCCTGCCGCCTGGTCAAGGAAGGCAAGGCCAATGGCGTGGTCTCGGCCGGAAACTCCGGCGCGACCGTTGCCTGTGGCATGTTCGTCCTGGGGCGTATTCCCGGCGTGCAGCGTCCGGCTCTGGCCGGCATCCTGCCCACCGAGAAGAACCCGGTGGTGCTCATTGACGTGGGCGCCAACGTGGACTCCAAGCCGCAGCACCTGCTCCAGTTCGGCCTCATGGCCGAGGTTCTGGCCCAGCACATCCTGGGTATCAAGGACCCGTCCGTGGGCATCCTGTCCATCGGCGAGGAAGAGGGCAAGGGCAATGCCGCCGTGCGCGAGGCCTTTGACCTGCTCAAGCGTTCGCAGCTTCGCTTCATCGGTAACGTTGAAGGCCGCGATATCTTCACCGGCGAGGTGGACATCGTGGTCTGCGACGGCTTTGTGGGCAACGTGGCCCTGAAGCTCTCCGAGGGGTTGGCCCGTTCACTGAGCCGCATCCTCAAGGATGAGCTCAAGTCGAGCTGGCTGTCCATGCTCGGCACGCTGCTTTCCTTTGGCGCGTTCAAGCGTTTCAAGAAGATCGTGGACTACGCCGAATACGGTGGAGCCCCGCTTCTCGGCCTGCGCGAAATCGTCATCGTGGCCCACGGCAAGTCCAACGAGCTGGCCATGACCAACTGCATCCGCATGGCTGCGACCAGCGTGCGCAACGATGCCTATGGCCATCTGCTGGAAGGCGTGACCGCGCACAAGGGATTGGCCGCCAAACCCGACAGGGACGCGGCCTGACGCTTCGCGCATCCGACCGGATGTGAAAAAACTTGCGCAGCTTGACCGCGCTGTACCATTGTCATAAACACCCACCCATGACTCATTTTATCCTACGCGGCTTTGGCCTTTACGCCCCGGAAAAGGTTCTGACCAACGCCGATCTCGAGAAAATCGTCGATACCTCTGACGAGTGGATCACCACCCGCACCGGGATCAAGCAAAGGCACCTTGCCGCCGAGGATCAGGCCGCTTCCGACCTGGCTTACGAGGCCTCGAAGGAAGCCCTGGAAGAGGCGGGCATAGCCCCGTCCGAACTGACCCACATCATCTGTGCCACCTTCACGCCGGACTCGATGATTCCGTCCTGCGCCTGCAGATTGCAGGAGCGGTTCGGCATCACCGGCCAGATGTGCATGGATGTGCAGGCTGCCTGTTCCGGTTTCCTCTACGCCCTGCAGACCGCGCGCGGCCAGATTTGCCTGGAGCCCGACTCCAAGGTTCTGGTTGTGTCCAGCGAGATCATCAGCCGTCGCATGAACTGGGAGGACCGCTCCACCTGCGTTCTGTTCGGCGATG is a genomic window of uncultured Pseudodesulfovibrio sp. containing:
- the gltX gene encoding glutamate--tRNA ligase — its product is MTKIVSRFAPSPTGFLHIGGARTALFSWLLARSMGGEFRLRIEDTDRERSTQEATDAIIDSMRWLGLEHDGEIVFQSERADRHNEVIDQLIASGHAYYCDCSKEDVDAMREKAMKEGRKPKYDGTCRDKGLTSGVVRLKAPLEGATGYKDMVKGFISVENSEMDDMILRRSDGTPTYNLAVVVDDHDMGVNHVLRGDDHVNNTPRQILIYRAMGWDVPEFGHVPMILGPDKKKLSKRHGALSVMEYEKMGYLPEAVTNYLARLGWSHGDQELFSMDEMVELFTSDGLGNSPSVFDLTKFEWVNGQYMQKADPDRLAGMLCDFLAREVGEEEAKSVTREQFAKIAPLLQPRAKSILDMLEQSRPFIVDASFLPYDESAVKKFLTEETKSLLSEIAERMEGLDAFTESALEEVHKQFIEDKDIKFKVIAQPIRVAITGKTQSPGLFETMVVLGKEQTLARIRRAIEL
- a CDS encoding SHOCT domain-containing protein, with the translated sequence MDYLTTYAHWCSGPEFGHGFMHGGGFGAMGTGFGFPVGGIVQLLILGLIIYFTVRLIRKPATHSGPGTPVDVLQRRYAAGEIDRETYRAMKDELRNS
- the rpmB gene encoding 50S ribosomal protein L28, which gives rise to MSQVCDICGKGPQSGNNVSHSHIKTKRRFMPNLQKVRHQLESGQVVSIKACTRCIRNGAVVKPVANQKPEA
- a CDS encoding NifU family protein, which produces MREKVEAVLDKVRPMLQGDGGDVELVEITDSGIVKVRLTGACKGCPMSQMTLKNGIERIVLKELPEVKGVEAV
- the plsX gene encoding phosphate acyltransferase PlsX, translated to MRTPRIAVDAMGGDFGPSVVVPGAVSAAREGIAIVLVGDEGQVRAELDKLDTKGLDIEVVHCTQVVEMDDKPADALRRKKDSSIQVACRLVKEGKANGVVSAGNSGATVACGMFVLGRIPGVQRPALAGILPTEKNPVVLIDVGANVDSKPQHLLQFGLMAEVLAQHILGIKDPSVGILSIGEEEGKGNAAVREAFDLLKRSQLRFIGNVEGRDIFTGEVDIVVCDGFVGNVALKLSEGLARSLSRILKDELKSSWLSMLGTLLSFGAFKRFKKIVDYAEYGGAPLLGLREIVIVAHGKSNELAMTNCIRMAATSVRNDAYGHLLEGVTAHKGLAAKPDRDAA
- a CDS encoding DUF177 domain-containing protein encodes the protein MVEFWLTISDIAAEGRSFTFDDQNFWREAWREFKLGIRPDSDLVAEYSVLPQSEDGALVRGTLKGSVLLVCDRCAEPFPFAIDASFDAYEQLPDGEEAEGEPRMRLDNGQLQLDMGALLWEEFALVLPFKPLCGEECQGICPGCGANLNTGECTCKPEEGDERLAVFRDLKIK
- a CDS encoding HDOD domain-containing protein, translating into MAEESARVKAEQGFAPETLEAAKKLLKKRFKFIKNPDDSLKRLARHGVERLAADMVANPHRYGRFDTDSPLPEVHALDPLDILRHDHQLPALPQVFLELQQAISSRSTSADDLANIISQDPGLTAFLLRMVNSAFYSLPMQIDTISRAVTVVGVNQLSTLAVGTSVMSLFKDVPAEVINMEQFWKHSICCGLIARRLCRITGQGDPERAFVSGLLHDIGQLILLQVEPERATAVHAHAMAKDAVLFVEEKELLGFDHATLGGMLLRKWNFPYVLVSAVLEHHHPKMGHKDAEPLLVHCAETIATGLGVGSSGEFFVQPPSLEVWNAMNFTPELMDEMVEDLDEELEEAFAVLIDQ
- the rpmF gene encoding 50S ribosomal protein L32, coding for MAVPKKKTSKSRKGMRRSHDKVAAPNVIYCECGEPTLPHRACSVCGTYKGRQVIDGEDA